One Setaria viridis chromosome 7, Setaria_viridis_v4.0, whole genome shotgun sequence genomic region harbors:
- the LOC117862910 gene encoding indole-2-monooxygenase-like, translating into MANLAQQFMLELTAPRAWLLLLLPLFLLLARYSLSAKSARKMKQQQQDDHVPPSPPALPVLGHLLLVGPLPHVSLRSLARKHGHDLMLLRLGAMPVVVVSSPRAAEAVLRTHDHVFASRPLSLVAEVVMYGSSDIGFAPNGDYWRKMRKLVTTHLLTVKRVQSLRHAREEEVSTVMARIGEAIAAGAAVDVGDLLGSFTNDLACGAVMGKSSRSKDRNKLFRQLVVDTSPLLGGFNVEEFFPFLARFGVISKLVRAKSERLRIRWDELLDRLIDDHEKKHNKPMSAASDPKDEDDDFIHILLSVRQEYGLTRENMKAILLDVFFGGIDTAASVLEYTVIELIQRPQVMRRLQAEVRSIVPSGQDIVSEADLNSMAYLRAVIKESLRLRPVTPLLAPHFSMASCSIDGMVVPAGVRVLINIWAIGRDPRFWQDAEEFIPERFLDGGSAAGVSFKGNDFQFLPFSAGRRQCPGMNFGMAAVEVMLANLVHRFDWEMPPGKEARDIDMTEEFGLVVHRKEKLLLVPKLVRV; encoded by the exons ATGGCGAACCTAGCACAGCAGTTCATGCTTGAGCTGACGGCTCCACGAGCATGGTTGCTTCtgctcctccctctcttcctcttgcTTGCACGCTACTCGCTCAGCGCCAAGAGTGCGAGGAAgatgaagcagcagcagcaggacgaCCACGTACCGCCTTCACCTCCGGCGCTGCCGGTCCTCGGGCACCTCCTCCTCGTGGGCCCGCTCCCGCACGTCTCCCTCCGGAGCCTCGCCAGGAAGCACGGCCACGACCTcatgctcctccgcctcggcgccatgccggtcgtcgtcgtctcgtcgccgcgcgccgccgaggcggtaCTGCGCACGCACGACCACGTGTTCGCGTCCCGGCCGCTCTCCCTCGTCGCCGAGGTCGTCATGTACGGCTCCTCGGACATCGGCTTCGCGCCGAACGGGGACTACTGGCGGAAGATGAGGAAGCTCGTCACCACGCACCTCCTCACCGTCAAGAGGGTGCAGTCACTACGCCACGCCCGCGAGGAAGAA GTGAGCACGGTGATGGCTCGGATCGGCGAGGcgatcgccgccggcgcggcggtggacgTGGGCGATCTGCTCGGCTCGTTCACGAACGACCTGGCCTGCGGCGCCGTTATGGGCAAGTCATCCCGGAGCAAGGACCGGAACAAGCTGTTCCGGCAGCTCGTCGTCGACACGTCCCCGCTTCTAGGCGGATTCAACGTCGAGGAGTTCTTCCCGTTCCTCGCCCGCTTCGGCGTGATAAGCAAGTTGGTCCGCGCCAAGTCCGAGAGGTTGAGGATAAGGTGGGACGAACTGCTGGACAGGCTGATCGATGACCACGAGAAAAAGCACAACAAACCGATGTCAGCAGCGAGTGATCCGAAGGACGAGGATGACGACTTCATACACATCTTGCTCTCTGTTCGGCAGGAGTACGGCCTTACCAGAGAGAACATGAAAGCTATCCTGCTT GATGTGTTTTTCGGGGGAATAGACACAGCAGCTTCGGTACTGGAATACACCGTCATTGAGCTCATACAGAGGCCACAAGTGATGAGGAGACTCCAAGCCGAGGTGAGGAGCATCGTGCCCAGCGGACAGGACATCGTCAGCGAGGCCGACCTGAACAGCATGGCCTACCTGAGAGCCGTCATAAAGGAGTCGCTCCGGCTGCGCCCCGTGACGCCGCTCCTCGCGCCGCACTTCTCCATGGCCAGCTGCAGCATCGACGGGATGGTGGTCCCCGCCGGTGTTCGCGTTCTGATCAACATCTGGGCCATCGGCAGGGACCCGCGCTTCTGGCAGGACGCGGAGGAGTTCATCCCCGAGAGGTTCCtcgacggcggcagcgcggcgggcgTCAGCTTCAAGGGGAACGACTTCCAGTTCCTGCCCTTCAGCGCCGGCCGCAGGCAGTGCCCCGGGATGAACTTCGGGATGGCCGCCGTCGAGGTCATGCTGGCGAACCTCGTGCACCGATTCGACTGGGAGATGCCGccggggaaggaggcgcgcgACATCGACATGACCGAGGAGTTCGGGCTGGTGGTGCACAGGAAGGAGAAGCTCCTATTAGTTCCGAAACTAGTACGTGTGTAG